Proteins found in one Nocardia brasiliensis ATCC 700358 genomic segment:
- a CDS encoding sensor histidine kinase: MGVIGVAAPAGEPGRATRARRRVALGWRQSRARIAEFVREPVTSFQRRVEELPFDYPPSVIVAVDLSLFLVAVAAAIQRHSYFPTVLPIIAVLLTAAFGPMYAFLGVMPRPLTLGLLAMVAEALFLLQPVSPDLAPFVLVAAAGEVAAIAPKWVSVPITLAMMLELVVFDLYRDMAQGLPTYVVAVAFGWMAGLMLQYQRRSLYQERGYQDIRAAQAADEERRRIAREVHDVIAHSLSITLLHITAARHALRTDRDVDEAVEALAEAEQLGRQAMADIRRTVGLLDARPSKLVPEPTVQDIEALVGDFARAGLDAGYRCTDDLRVVSPAVGLALYRIGQESLANVIKHAPGSTATVRVTVDGTAVALTVDNSLPVGLPAQLGTGMGLSGMRQRAELLGGELIAGPCGDGWSVRAAIPLAPTRGGMFCTVWEPISRRTQESL, from the coding sequence ATGGGTGTGATCGGCGTCGCCGCGCCGGCCGGTGAGCCGGGGCGGGCGACCCGCGCGCGGCGCCGGGTCGCGCTGGGCTGGCGGCAGTCCAGGGCGCGGATCGCCGAATTCGTCCGGGAACCCGTCACCTCGTTCCAGCGCCGGGTCGAGGAACTGCCGTTCGACTACCCGCCCTCGGTCATCGTGGCCGTGGATCTGTCGCTGTTCCTCGTCGCCGTCGCGGCGGCGATCCAGCGGCACAGCTACTTCCCGACCGTCCTGCCGATCATCGCGGTGCTGCTGACCGCCGCGTTCGGCCCGATGTACGCCTTCCTCGGGGTGATGCCGCGGCCGCTGACGCTGGGCCTGCTCGCCATGGTCGCCGAGGCGCTGTTCCTGCTCCAGCCGGTCTCGCCCGACCTCGCGCCGTTCGTGCTGGTGGCCGCGGCGGGTGAGGTGGCGGCGATCGCGCCGAAATGGGTCAGCGTCCCGATCACCCTCGCGATGATGCTCGAGCTGGTCGTGTTCGACCTGTATCGGGATATGGCACAGGGCTTGCCGACCTATGTGGTCGCCGTCGCGTTCGGCTGGATGGCCGGGTTGATGCTGCAATATCAACGCCGCTCGCTCTACCAGGAGCGCGGATATCAGGACATTCGCGCGGCCCAGGCCGCCGACGAAGAACGCCGCCGGATCGCCCGCGAGGTGCACGACGTGATCGCGCATTCGCTGAGCATCACCCTGCTGCACATCACCGCGGCCCGGCACGCGCTGCGCACCGACCGCGATGTCGACGAGGCGGTGGAGGCGCTCGCCGAGGCCGAGCAGCTCGGTCGTCAGGCCATGGCCGATATCCGGCGCACGGTGGGGCTGCTCGACGCGCGACCGTCGAAGCTGGTGCCCGAGCCGACCGTGCAGGACATCGAGGCGCTGGTCGGCGATTTCGCCCGAGCGGGCCTGGACGCGGGATACCGGTGCACCGACGATCTGCGTGTGGTCTCGCCCGCGGTCGGTCTCGCGCTCTATCGGATCGGTCAGGAATCGCTGGCCAATGTCATCAAGCACGCGCCGGGCAGCACGGCGACCGTGCGGGTGACGGTCGACGGCACGGCGGTCGCGTTGACGGTCGACAACAGCCTGCCGGTCGGGCTGCCCGCCCAGCTCGGCACCGGCATGGGCCTGTCCGGGATGCGGCAGCGGGCCGAACTGCTCGGTGGTGAGCTGATCGCGGGTCCGTGCGGCGACGGCTGGTCGGTGCGGGCCGCCATCCCGCTCGCGCCCACCCGCGGCGGCATGTTCTGCACGGTGTGGGAGCCGATCTCCCGCCGAACCCAGGAGAGTCTGTGA
- a CDS encoding response regulator, with amino-acid sequence MTAASPTGAEDAVTVLVVDDQELVRGGLRRILRRRDGFVVSECADGDEVLAAVAAERPDVVLMDLRMKRVGGIDATRILRARDGAPPVLVLTTFDDDQLLSGALRAGAAGFILKDSPAEDLIRAVRTVAGGGAWLDPSVTERVLSTYRRIRPSPARPSARLAELTAREYEVLELIGRGRVNAEIARELGISEVTVKSHVGHIFGKLELRDRAAAIVFAFDHGVVTPGESTL; translated from the coding sequence GTGACAGCGGCATCGCCCACGGGCGCCGAGGACGCGGTGACCGTTCTGGTGGTCGACGACCAGGAACTGGTCCGCGGCGGCTTGCGCCGGATCCTGCGCAGGCGCGACGGGTTCGTGGTCAGCGAATGCGCCGACGGCGACGAGGTGCTCGCGGCGGTCGCCGCCGAACGACCCGACGTGGTGCTGATGGACCTGCGCATGAAACGGGTCGGCGGCATCGACGCCACCCGCATCCTGCGGGCCCGCGACGGTGCGCCACCGGTGTTGGTGCTGACCACCTTCGACGACGATCAGCTGCTCTCCGGTGCGCTGCGCGCGGGCGCGGCGGGCTTCATCCTCAAGGACTCGCCGGCCGAGGATCTGATCCGCGCGGTGCGAACCGTCGCGGGCGGCGGCGCCTGGCTCGACCCGTCGGTCACCGAGCGGGTGCTCTCGACCTATCGCCGGATCCGGCCGAGCCCGGCGCGGCCCAGCGCTCGGCTCGCCGAGCTGACCGCGCGCGAGTACGAGGTGCTCGAGCTGATCGGCCGCGGCCGGGTGAACGCCGAAATCGCCCGCGAACTCGGCATCTCGGAAGTGACGGTGAAAAGCCATGTCGGGCACATATTCGGCAAGCTGGAGCTGCGCGATCGGGCCGCGGCGATCGTCTTTGCGTTTGACCACGGGGTGGTGACACCCGGAGAATCCACTCTTTGA
- a CDS encoding ABC transporter permease produces MIGAAWDRLRLFNIGELLAHRGRTMMSLVVMGVSAGLLVAVLSISGSVTGSVQRLTESLGGRAALEVTGVTDAGFDQQLLQRIANTPGVDKAVPMLRAQIGAGADRALLIGADQNITALGSELSGPLAAQTGKLLSVPNGVLVGAAMGHREGEQFTLGSATVTVAGVLDPQTSKRLNGGHLVAAPLGLAQKLTERQGRLDSIQIIPAPGTSVAALRTELTAAVEGRAVVAEPSLRTAQAGGAIQLVRYSTTMASAAALIVSAFLIYNAMSMAIAQRRPMLSLLRALGGKRGPMVRDLLAEAALLGLCGGAVGAVIGIFMGRIAIGQLPAAVMSSVEARTEYLVPGYAVPFAIAACVLASVLAASIAARQVYKVEPIEALVPVGVGRADTASAALRWAAVVLGLALAACSVAVAEIDLGRYSLGAVSTAIIAAVVLCFAAIGPIVRWAAATARMFGAAGALGATTLERAPRRVWATVMTVLIGVAATVSMGGATTNMVDSATTTFQDLAKNDVYVSPASMAQFPTGPLLPAGLKDRIAAVPGVQSVSPAQMAFATLGAGRVMLQGFPADARETRMHMLDAAAAARLSAGDGVAISRDIARDLGVGVGSQLTLPTPTGAHTVTVLQVIPYFSAIAGVVMMDLDLLRRWYERPGETIVSVNIAPGADRPAVLAAIRQVVPPQIHVDTGPNTVVAAASSIRQGSAMSNAILWIVVLVATVALLNTLMLSVLERRRELGVLRAMGTNRGFLMRSVLAEAAGIGLVGAALGLVVGLAVQYLATVAIAHALTIDVTYQPRPILLAYGAAALVLAMLGSIPPALRAARLPIVAALAVD; encoded by the coding sequence GTGATCGGCGCCGCCTGGGATCGCTTGCGGCTGTTCAATATCGGTGAACTCCTCGCCCACCGCGGACGGACCATGATGTCGCTGGTGGTGATGGGGGTCTCGGCGGGCCTGCTGGTCGCGGTGCTGAGCATCTCCGGTTCGGTCACCGGGTCGGTGCAGCGGCTCACGGAAAGCCTGGGCGGCCGGGCCGCGCTCGAGGTCACCGGGGTCACCGACGCGGGCTTCGATCAGCAACTGCTGCAACGGATCGCGAACACGCCCGGCGTGGACAAGGCGGTGCCGATGCTGCGGGCGCAGATCGGCGCGGGCGCGGACCGGGCACTGCTGATCGGCGCCGATCAGAACATCACCGCGTTGGGCAGTGAGCTGTCCGGTCCGCTGGCCGCGCAGACCGGCAAACTGCTTTCGGTGCCCAACGGCGTCCTGGTCGGGGCGGCGATGGGGCACCGGGAGGGCGAACAGTTCACGCTGGGCTCGGCCACCGTCACTGTCGCGGGCGTGCTCGATCCGCAGACCTCGAAGCGGCTCAACGGCGGTCATCTGGTCGCCGCGCCGCTCGGGCTCGCGCAGAAACTGACCGAGCGGCAAGGTCGGCTCGACTCGATCCAGATCATCCCCGCGCCGGGCACCTCGGTGGCCGCGCTGCGCACCGAACTCACCGCGGCGGTCGAGGGCCGCGCGGTGGTCGCCGAACCGAGCCTGCGCACCGCGCAGGCGGGCGGCGCGATCCAGCTCGTGCGCTATTCGACCACGATGGCTTCGGCTGCGGCGCTGATCGTTTCGGCGTTCCTCATCTACAACGCGATGAGCATGGCGATCGCGCAGCGCAGGCCGATGCTCTCGTTGCTGCGCGCCCTCGGCGGCAAGCGCGGGCCGATGGTGCGGGATCTGCTGGCCGAGGCCGCGTTGCTCGGGCTGTGCGGCGGCGCGGTCGGTGCGGTGATCGGTATCTTCATGGGCCGCATCGCGATCGGCCAGCTCCCCGCCGCGGTGATGTCGTCGGTGGAGGCGCGCACCGAGTACCTGGTGCCGGGTTACGCCGTGCCGTTCGCGATCGCCGCGTGCGTCCTCGCCAGCGTGCTCGCGGCGAGTATCGCCGCGCGGCAGGTCTACAAGGTGGAGCCCATCGAAGCCCTGGTTCCGGTCGGCGTCGGCCGGGCCGATACCGCGAGCGCCGCGTTGCGTTGGGCCGCAGTGGTACTCGGGCTCGCGCTGGCGGCCTGCTCGGTGGCGGTCGCGGAAATCGACCTGGGCCGTTACTCGCTCGGCGCCGTCTCGACCGCGATCATCGCGGCGGTCGTGCTCTGCTTCGCCGCGATCGGCCCGATCGTCCGATGGGCCGCGGCGACCGCGCGCATGTTCGGCGCGGCCGGCGCCCTCGGCGCGACCACACTGGAACGCGCACCGCGGCGGGTCTGGGCCACCGTGATGACCGTCCTGATCGGCGTGGCCGCCACGGTGTCGATGGGTGGCGCGACGACCAACATGGTGGACTCCGCCACCACCACGTTCCAGGATCTGGCCAAGAACGACGTCTACGTCAGTCCCGCGTCCATGGCCCAGTTCCCCACCGGCCCTTTGCTGCCCGCCGGGCTGAAGGATCGGATCGCCGCGGTCCCGGGCGTCCAGTCGGTGAGCCCCGCGCAGATGGCGTTCGCCACCCTCGGCGCCGGACGGGTGATGCTGCAGGGCTTTCCGGCCGATGCGCGCGAGACCCGGATGCACATGCTGGACGCGGCCGCGGCCGCCCGCCTGTCCGCCGGGGACGGGGTCGCGATCTCCCGCGACATCGCCCGGGATCTCGGCGTGGGCGTCGGTTCCCAGCTGACGCTGCCGACGCCGACCGGCGCGCACACCGTGACTGTGCTGCAAGTGATTCCGTACTTCTCGGCAATCGCGGGCGTGGTCATGATGGATCTCGACCTGCTGCGCCGGTGGTACGAACGGCCCGGCGAGACGATCGTGTCCGTGAACATCGCGCCCGGCGCGGACCGCCCGGCCGTGCTGGCGGCGATCCGGCAGGTGGTCCCGCCGCAGATCCACGTGGACACCGGACCGAATACCGTTGTCGCCGCGGCATCCAGCATCCGGCAGGGCTCGGCGATGAGCAACGCGATCCTGTGGATCGTGGTCCTCGTCGCCACGGTGGCGCTGCTGAACACCTTGATGCTGTCCGTGCTCGAGCGCCGCAGAGAATTGGGCGTACTCCGGGCGATGGGCACCAACCGCGGCTTTCTGATGCGCTCGGTGCTCGCCGAGGCCGCCGGGATCGGATTGGTCGGCGCCGCACTCGGTCTCGTCGTCGGCCTGGCCGTGCAGTATCTGGCCACCGTCGCCATCGCGCACGCACTGACCATCGACGTCACCTACCAGCCGCGACCGATCCTGCTGGCCTACGGCGCGGCCGCGCTCGTCCTGGCGATGCTCGGATCGATCCCGCCTGCCTTGCGCGCGGCCCGGCTGCCGATCGTGGCCGCGCTGGCGGTCGACTGA
- a CDS encoding serine/threonine-protein kinase, protein MKSEGTVLLTSGEVFAGFTIEKMLGQGGMGSVYLARHPRLPRQTALKLLNRELFTDVEVRARFEREADLAAQLDHPNIVQVYDRGTEDDQLWISMQYVDGVDAATVNPQSLPPERAVQIIEGVADALDYAHGMGVLHRDVKPANIMLARSGGGNRERVFLTDFGIARLREDSTHLTQTGMFTATLAYASPEQMTGAHLDHRSDQYSLACALFWLLTGIAPFDAPAPADIIRGHLQLPPPSAAARRAGLSPAVDAVIAVAMAKRPDHRFASCADFAAAARQALSGQVPPLPYTPAPTVVAQPPSQGAYQAAPPSQGAYQAAPTYVPQAAAAGSVEWKQYGPSSPAGQQFSATGYVDAPPGAGTPYPSGGYQDAASVAAQPYPGGYQDAPPTAGAGQSFPGGGGYGPPNSGAGQSFPPQGPPPMAYAPAAGYPMPPQRRSNTALIVVIALIVIVVLVVAGVVIAQVTSSDSSSPSDPGKPPAAVASTDADALAKAFPKILPQGVDTKYGVGSGKGYQDKTCFLGTGKAGKKVSSEDGVPDFANWETAWNCWGVPIDQPDFTAIAFKSAEDAKAAARALPSNTKASESANGKQYTTYRWQKKDSGLPDGYLVVSFENDPARANYLFFAQVSITDSLPDSGFGLTQQKFKAWFTSLPL, encoded by the coding sequence GTGAAATCGGAAGGGACCGTATTGCTGACCAGCGGGGAGGTGTTCGCCGGGTTCACCATCGAGAAAATGCTCGGGCAAGGCGGTATGGGATCGGTCTATCTGGCCCGACATCCCAGGCTGCCCCGGCAGACCGCGCTGAAACTCCTCAACCGCGAGCTGTTCACCGACGTCGAGGTGCGCGCCCGGTTCGAGCGGGAGGCCGACCTGGCCGCGCAGCTCGATCATCCGAACATCGTCCAGGTGTACGACCGCGGCACCGAGGACGATCAGCTGTGGATCTCCATGCAGTACGTCGACGGCGTCGACGCCGCCACGGTCAATCCGCAGAGTCTGCCGCCGGAGCGGGCGGTGCAGATCATCGAAGGTGTCGCCGACGCACTGGATTACGCGCACGGCATGGGCGTGCTGCACCGCGACGTGAAGCCCGCGAACATCATGCTGGCCCGGTCCGGCGGCGGGAACCGCGAACGGGTGTTCCTCACCGATTTCGGCATTGCCCGGCTGCGTGAGGATTCCACCCACTTGACCCAGACCGGCATGTTCACCGCGACGCTGGCCTACGCCTCGCCGGAGCAGATGACCGGCGCGCACCTCGATCACCGCTCCGACCAATACTCGCTGGCCTGCGCGCTGTTCTGGCTGCTGACCGGGATCGCGCCGTTCGACGCGCCCGCGCCCGCCGACATCATCCGCGGCCACCTGCAACTGCCGCCGCCGTCTGCCGCGGCCCGTCGGGCCGGTCTGTCCCCGGCGGTGGACGCGGTCATCGCGGTGGCGATGGCGAAGCGACCCGATCATCGGTTCGCCTCCTGCGCCGATTTCGCCGCCGCCGCGAGACAAGCGCTCAGCGGCCAGGTTCCGCCGCTGCCGTACACCCCGGCGCCGACCGTGGTGGCCCAGCCGCCGAGCCAGGGCGCGTATCAGGCGGCGCCGCCGAGCCAGGGTGCGTATCAGGCGGCGCCGACCTATGTGCCGCAGGCCGCCGCGGCCGGCTCCGTGGAGTGGAAGCAGTACGGGCCGAGTTCACCTGCGGGACAGCAGTTCTCCGCCACAGGCTATGTGGACGCGCCGCCCGGCGCCGGTACGCCGTACCCGTCCGGCGGATACCAGGACGCCGCATCCGTTGCCGCCCAGCCATACCCCGGTGGCTACCAGGACGCGCCGCCCACTGCCGGTGCCGGACAGTCCTTTCCGGGTGGCGGCGGCTACGGCCCACCGAATTCCGGTGCAGGCCAGTCGTTCCCGCCGCAGGGACCGCCGCCGATGGCTTACGCACCCGCCGCCGGCTACCCGATGCCGCCGCAACGTCGCTCGAACACCGCCCTCATCGTGGTGATCGCGCTGATCGTCATCGTCGTGCTGGTCGTCGCCGGTGTGGTGATCGCACAGGTGACCTCGTCGGATTCGTCGTCGCCGAGCGATCCGGGCAAGCCGCCCGCGGCCGTCGCCTCGACCGACGCCGATGCCTTGGCCAAGGCGTTCCCGAAGATCCTGCCGCAGGGTGTCGACACCAAATACGGGGTCGGCAGCGGCAAGGGCTACCAGGACAAGACCTGCTTCCTCGGCACCGGCAAAGCGGGCAAGAAGGTGTCCAGCGAGGACGGCGTGCCCGACTTCGCGAACTGGGAGACGGCCTGGAACTGCTGGGGCGTGCCGATCGACCAGCCCGACTTCACCGCGATCGCGTTCAAGAGCGCCGAGGACGCGAAAGCCGCGGCCCGCGCGCTGCCGTCGAACACCAAGGCGAGCGAGTCCGCCAACGGCAAGCAGTACACGACCTACCGGTGGCAGAAGAAGGACAGCGGTCTCCCGGACGGATACCTGGTGGTGAGCTTCGAGAACGATCCGGCCCGGGCCAATTATCTGTTCTTCGCGCAGGTGTCGATCACCGACAGTCTGCCGGATTCCGGCTTCGGTCTGACCCAGCAGAAGTTCAAGGCCTGGTTCACCAGCCTGCCTCTGTAG
- a CDS encoding response regulator, translating to MAITVLIADDQAMVRQGFGALLAAQTDISVVGDAPDGKIAVAEAKRLRPDVVLMDVRMPEMNGLDAARAILAAGFDPPVRVLMLTTFDIDDYVYEALSIGASGFLLKDAPAEELVRAVRVVADGQALLAPTVTRRLIADVTSRRSAARAKPAPALATLTPREREVLELIAKGMSNTEIAETLFVAEQTVKTHVSKVFSKLNLRDRAQAVVLAYESGLVVPG from the coding sequence GTGGCAATAACCGTGTTGATCGCCGACGACCAGGCGATGGTGCGGCAGGGCTTCGGCGCCCTGCTCGCCGCCCAGACCGACATCAGCGTGGTGGGCGATGCCCCGGACGGCAAGATCGCGGTGGCCGAGGCCAAGCGGCTGCGCCCGGACGTGGTGCTGATGGACGTCCGGATGCCGGAGATGAACGGGCTCGACGCGGCCCGCGCGATCCTCGCCGCCGGGTTCGATCCGCCGGTGCGGGTGCTGATGCTCACCACCTTCGATATCGACGACTACGTGTACGAGGCGCTGAGCATCGGCGCGAGCGGGTTCCTGCTCAAGGACGCGCCCGCGGAGGAACTCGTGCGCGCCGTCCGGGTGGTCGCCGACGGTCAAGCGCTGCTCGCGCCGACGGTCACCCGCAGGCTCATCGCCGACGTCACCAGCCGCCGTTCGGCCGCGCGCGCCAAACCCGCGCCCGCGCTGGCCACCCTGACCCCGCGCGAGCGGGAGGTGCTGGAGCTGATCGCGAAGGGCATGTCCAACACCGAGATCGCGGAAACCTTGTTCGTCGCCGAGCAGACCGTGAAAACCCATGTCTCCAAGGTCTTCTCGAAGCTGAACCTGCGCGACCGGGCGCAGGCCGTCGTGCTCGCCTACGAATCCGGTCTGGTCGTTCCGGGCTGA
- a CDS encoding serine/threonine-protein kinase: protein MESPGPRTGTRFGPYELRSLLGKGGMGEVYEAYDTVKDRVVAVKLLHEELAGDPVYQVRFRRESQAAARVAEPHIVPIHDWGVIDGVLFIDMQLIPGVDLRTLLRSEGPLTPVRAVGIIEQIASALDAAHAGGLVHRDVKPANILVTEADHAYLADFGIAHTQGDSAVTVVGMAVGSYIYMAPERFDVAEITGRADIYSLACVLHECLTGASPFPAASMNVLIRSHLADSPPRASSQQAGIPAGFDAVISRGMAKDPADRWPSASEMAAAARAALTTAPPTGPMLVVRAPAKNRGAVPPESTGEISAVILPSAPTVVRPTEIQFTTLSEQEPVAPLGPPPRWTPDQGLPPMRPFPDAHLYTDQPAAQGYPAPQGFAAQSGPPGYPHRPDSPGHPEEPGAQGFSAQSGYLDPSGAQEHPAQSNVPGHGENSGSRRFPEQPGTPDYPARSASPGFADNPAAPRYPGQSGAPRFAEEAAAQDYPERSDGAGFADDAAAQRYPERSGRPGSAEDSAAQGYPGPSGAPGFADDSAAHGYSALSGGPGLADDSAAPGYSERSGAPGFADRPDSAGYAEHQAYSDQAGAQGYTEGYGPLGDTGQPGPQAYSARSDAPDYPGQGGAQGHSGSGYDADYGLLGGAAQGYPERPDAHGYPDRPGPQAYSEHPGAQAYSADEPFVGGQAYSDAPSYATRKFPDAPGYPAPGQAEDYPADHAPTQAYSAPAAYSAADPYATPDEYGGPAAYSEPGSHARADYPPQSNYASQRDYGDPGYDDYDEYDDDQYAPPAKGRSIVLPILIAVATIVVISVGGVVGWQVFGSGTVQPKTTSDQQAAAPGPSTSAAAPAPATSSTPPVTTTPTKPGAVTLPAGAKPCNQGTPVQGAFTQSATGSAVTSCQFAEEVRRAYAEMNTAQGGSREAPRTVVATSPVTGRAYTMSCRSEGQLVTCSGGENAVVYVY from the coding sequence GTGGAGTCACCTGGACCGAGAACCGGCACACGGTTCGGGCCGTACGAATTGCGATCGCTGCTGGGCAAGGGGGGCATGGGCGAGGTCTACGAGGCCTACGACACGGTGAAGGACCGGGTGGTGGCGGTCAAGCTGCTGCACGAGGAACTCGCCGGCGACCCCGTGTACCAGGTGCGCTTCCGGCGCGAATCGCAGGCGGCCGCGCGGGTGGCCGAACCGCACATCGTCCCGATTCACGACTGGGGCGTGATCGACGGTGTGCTGTTCATCGACATGCAGCTGATACCGGGCGTCGATCTGCGCACGCTGTTGCGCAGCGAGGGGCCGCTGACCCCGGTGCGCGCGGTGGGCATCATCGAGCAGATCGCGTCGGCGCTGGACGCCGCGCACGCGGGCGGCCTGGTGCACCGCGACGTGAAACCGGCGAACATTCTGGTCACCGAGGCCGATCACGCCTACCTCGCCGATTTCGGCATCGCACATACGCAAGGCGACAGCGCGGTCACGGTCGTCGGCATGGCGGTCGGCTCCTACATCTACATGGCGCCCGAACGCTTCGACGTCGCCGAGATCACCGGCCGCGCCGACATCTATTCGCTGGCCTGCGTGCTGCACGAATGCCTGACCGGCGCCAGCCCGTTTCCCGCCGCCAGCATGAACGTGCTCATCCGGTCGCATCTCGCCGATTCGCCGCCGCGCGCGAGCTCGCAGCAGGCCGGCATCCCGGCCGGGTTCGACGCGGTGATCAGCCGCGGCATGGCCAAGGATCCGGCCGATCGCTGGCCGAGCGCGTCCGAGATGGCCGCGGCCGCGCGCGCCGCGCTCACCACCGCGCCGCCGACCGGGCCGATGCTCGTCGTCCGCGCGCCCGCAAAGAATCGCGGCGCGGTGCCGCCGGAATCGACCGGGGAGATCTCGGCGGTGATCCTGCCGAGCGCGCCGACGGTGGTGCGCCCGACCGAAATCCAGTTCACCACGCTGTCGGAGCAGGAGCCGGTGGCGCCGCTCGGCCCGCCGCCGCGCTGGACCCCGGACCAGGGGCTCCCGCCGATGCGCCCGTTCCCGGACGCACACCTGTACACCGACCAGCCTGCCGCGCAGGGGTATCCGGCGCCGCAAGGTTTCGCCGCACAGTCCGGTCCGCCGGGATACCCGCATCGCCCCGATTCTCCCGGGCACCCGGAAGAGCCCGGTGCCCAGGGATTCTCAGCGCAATCCGGCTACCTCGACCCCTCGGGCGCGCAAGAACATCCGGCACAGTCGAACGTGCCGGGACACGGGGAGAACTCCGGTTCGCGCAGGTTCCCGGAGCAGCCCGGCACTCCAGATTATCCGGCGCGGTCCGCCTCGCCGGGGTTCGCGGACAACCCTGCCGCACCTAGGTATCCGGGACAGTCCGGTGCCCCGAGGTTCGCCGAAGAAGCTGCCGCGCAGGACTATCCAGAACGGTCCGACGGGGCGGGCTTCGCGGACGACGCTGCCGCGCAGCGCTACCCGGAACGGTCCGGTAGGCCGGGCTCCGCCGAGGATTCTGCTGCGCAGGGTTATCCGGGACCGTCCGGCGCACCGGGGTTCGCGGACGATTCCGCTGCGCACGGGTATTCGGCGCTGTCCGGTGGACCGGGGCTCGCCGACGACTCTGCCGCGCCGGGCTATTCCGAACGGTCCGGCGCACCCGGGTTCGCGGATCGGCCCGATTCGGCGGGGTATGCCGAACATCAGGCCTACTCGGACCAGGCCGGGGCGCAGGGTTATACGGAGGGGTACGGTCCGCTGGGGGACACCGGTCAGCCTGGACCGCAGGCGTATTCGGCGCGGTCCGATGCGCCGGACTATCCGGGCCAGGGTGGGGCGCAAGGGCATTCAGGTTCGGGGTACGACGCGGATTACGGCCTGCTGGGCGGCGCCGCGCAGGGTTATCCGGAACGGCCGGACGCGCACGGGTACCCCGATCGACCTGGGCCGCAGGCGTATTCGGAGCATCCGGGTGCGCAGGCGTACTCCGCCGACGAGCCGTTCGTGGGCGGACAGGCGTATTCGGACGCCCCGTCCTACGCGACGCGGAAGTTCCCGGACGCACCGGGCTATCCCGCGCCGGGCCAGGCCGAGGACTACCCGGCCGATCACGCACCGACCCAGGCCTATTCGGCCCCCGCTGCCTACTCCGCCGCGGACCCGTATGCGACTCCGGACGAATACGGTGGTCCCGCCGCGTATTCCGAGCCGGGCAGTCATGCTCGCGCCGACTACCCGCCGCAGAGCAATTACGCGAGTCAGCGGGATTACGGCGATCCGGGCTACGACGACTACGACGAGTACGACGACGACCAGTACGCCCCGCCTGCGAAGGGCCGCTCCATCGTGCTGCCCATCCTGATCGCGGTGGCCACCATCGTGGTGATCTCGGTCGGCGGTGTGGTGGGCTGGCAGGTGTTCGGCTCGGGCACTGTACAACCGAAGACGACCTCCGATCAGCAGGCGGCCGCCCCCGGACCATCGACGAGTGCGGCGGCCCCGGCGCCGGCGACCTCGTCCACGCCGCCGGTCACGACCACGCCGACCAAACCGGGCGCGGTCACGCTGCCCGCCGGTGCGAAGCCGTGCAACCAGGGCACACCGGTGCAGGGCGCGTTCACCCAGTCGGCCACCGGCTCCGCCGTGACGAGCTGCCAGTTCGCCGAGGAAGTCCGGCGGGCCTACGCCGAAATGAATACCGCGCAAGGCGGTTCGCGCGAGGCGCCACGCACAGTCGTGGCGACCAGCCCGGTCACCGGCCGGGCCTACACGATGAGTTGCCGTAGCGAGGGCCAGCTGGTCACCTGCAGCGGCGGTGAAAACGCGGTGGTGTATGTATATTGA
- a CDS encoding ABC transporter ATP-binding protein, which yields MPKAAMLELSGVTKEYRVGGQSVRALDGIDLRIETGEFTSIIGPSGSGKSTLLHLLGALDTPDTGSIRFQDNEIGALDDERQSEFRRHRVGFVFQFFNLLPTMSAWENVAIPKLLDGTGLRKAKPRALELLDRVGLRDRAEHRPAELSGGQMQRVAVARALIMDPPLILADEPTGNLDSKTGAAILELLGELAGSGNSVVMVTHDMGAVAYCDRVVTLRDGRIGSNEPAERSAIA from the coding sequence ATGCCGAAGGCGGCCATGCTCGAATTGTCCGGCGTCACCAAGGAATACCGGGTGGGCGGACAGTCGGTCCGGGCACTGGACGGCATCGACCTGCGCATCGAGACCGGTGAATTCACCTCCATCATCGGGCCCTCCGGTTCCGGCAAGAGCACGCTGCTGCACCTGCTCGGCGCGCTGGACACCCCGGACACCGGCTCGATCCGGTTCCAGGACAACGAGATCGGCGCACTGGACGACGAACGACAGTCCGAGTTCCGCCGCCATCGCGTCGGTTTCGTCTTCCAGTTCTTCAACCTGCTGCCCACGATGTCCGCCTGGGAGAACGTCGCGATACCGAAGCTGCTGGACGGCACCGGCTTACGGAAGGCCAAGCCGCGGGCGCTGGAGTTGCTCGACCGGGTCGGCCTGCGCGACCGGGCCGAACATCGTCCGGCCGAGCTGTCCGGCGGTCAGATGCAGCGGGTCGCGGTGGCCCGGGCGCTGATCATGGATCCGCCGCTGATCCTGGCCGACGAGCCCACCGGCAACCTCGACTCCAAGACCGGGGCCGCCATCCTCGAATTGCTCGGTGAGCTCGCCGGTTCCGGCAACTCGGTGGTCATGGTGACCCACGACATGGGCGCGGTGGCGTACTGCGATCGGGTGGTCACCCTGCGCGACGGACGGATCGGCTCGAACGAACCCGCAGAGCGATCGGCCATCGCGTGA